The following DNA comes from Brassica oleracea var. oleracea cultivar TO1000 chromosome C5, BOL, whole genome shotgun sequence.
ACCTTCTCATCGTCTTCCTCGTCCTACAAACACAAAATACCAACACAGTAAGCAAAACAATCGACCGTTGGTTGAATTTTCGTTGCGATTACCTCGTAATCATCCTCGATCGGGGCGATCTCCTCGTCAGAGACTGGAGATTCCTCGTCGGAATCAGAAGACCGAGCGACGGCCTCGAGCTCCTCCTCGTCTTCCTCCTCTCCTCCAGCGTTGTTCTCGACGTGCTCTTCGTCCTCCTCGGAGGAGTAAGCGTCGTCGCGATTCGAAAACTTCGCCATGGAGAATCGATGGAACTGTTTCGCCCTCTGAGAATGTGAGATCGAAGATTAGGGTAAAAGCACACAGCGATGAAACAAACGAGAAGGGGGTGAAAAGTTATCAGGAGTTTACTTTATAACCATTGGATCCAACGGCTACGATGTGCCAACGTCGCTTCGTCGAATCAGATTTACGCGCCACGTGATGAATAGGGTTTTGGAAAGTTCCCGCTCCTGGGATTGATATTAAATGGCTTATTGGACCGAGTAAGGCCTACATTAATTTCCCCAGATTTATTACCAATTTTTCCTGAAGAAGTCCCCTTGCATCATAAAAACTTTGAGATCTTTTGTATATTTTGTATCAGTTCCAGTTTTAAGCAACCTATCTGCTTGATTCATTTGGATTGTATACAGTACACAACGTAGTTATCAACAAAATCTATTATATATACGAAAACATTGAAAATTAATCCCACTTAATTCCCGCGTATACTCCGATTTTTTCATAACTCGCTAGGTCCGGACCGAAAAGTTCAGATTACGCCTAGCCTAGCGTATTTTTGAACATGAGTGTAATTATAAGTAATGTGATATTTATAATTTAATTTATTAAAGACAATATATCACTTGAGTTTTATAACGATTTTCAAATTTTTATAAACTTGTTAGAAATACAGATAGTTTTATAATGACTTTAAAAAAAATTAAGTTACATCAAATTGTTTTGATTTAATTTTAAATAAAAATAATCAGGTATTTAAAATATTTTAAGCATTAAAACAACAACTAATATTCAAACTGAAATATTTAGGCCAATATATTTTTTACAAGGCAATAGATAAACTCATCATCAAACATGTTAGGTTATCTATATAAGATTCGTAATGTGACATGCGATACTTGTTAGAGATGGTATATTATCTAAGTCGAGATTTAGTATGTAACATCGACACTTAACGTAATGCAGATGGTATGTTACTTGCCTTTCTTCGGCTTTTTAGATTCCAACAATTGCATGATATTTTTGTAAAAACATGATATTTGAAACGTCTTGAAATACCATAATCTATTTTCAACCTGAATACTTAACCCAATATTAGATAGAATATCGGTTTAATGTTAAATCAATATCGGTTTGGTTTCCTTTTGATTAACCGATGTAATATATATACATAACCATGTAACAAACTCTTGGTTAATTCATTCAATTCATTTTACTCAATACCCAAAATGGTCTTTATAGCATCCTCTTAGATAAAATAGATAAACTCATCATGAATCCTAGACAACTACCATCACCTTGTTGCTGCTGATTTGAGCTTTGCTCCACTACCATCATGTGCATCCACTAAAAGAGGTATAGGCGAAAATTACTCAATAAAACGATCACATATGCCTACAAAAGATACAATATTAGGATACGGTTTTCTCAAAGTGAGTTTCTCGTTATGTGTTTATTAGAACACTTTTTTATCGAGAGTGTCTCATGTGAGTTTTTCAAAATATAAAGAAATAAAGACATTAGAGTTAATTAGGTTATGAATTTTAAATTCATGAGATACTTTGAGATGATTTTTTCATGAATTTTGAGATACCCATGATTCAATATTAATGATGCATGTACTTGCACATAGATATTTAGGAATATTTATATTGAAAACCCATTAAAAAAACACTGGACATCCTCTTATGATGTGATGCTAAACACGAAAAGTAGACAAAAATCCTTGCTATAAATGCATGTATAGCATATCCATATCTATGTGCATCATCCATAGTTTCGTATAAATACGTATTTGAATTTCTATTTAATCAAAGGTACAACAAGCATGTAGATTTTAAGTATATAATGTTCTGTCAATGTTGTTGAATTTAGAGGCGATGTGTTTCTACAAAAGCTCTCTGTGAATTCATTGTGTGCTCATATGTGATTCTATTCCATCTTTGGTTACATGACCTTTTTCTTTCCTAGGTATTGGAGACCAGTTAGAGAAAAGATTCCAATACAATCCCCCCTTGTTCCAAAAACTCATTTCCTAATGCCTCGAGAAGAAAAGAAAATGGTTGAAACCAAGAATAAACCGTTGTATAGATCATGAGAAATCCATTGTAGCTAATATATATCATCAAATCTTTACATTGTTATTATTTATGAAGATGTTTGACAAAGGTTCCCTCACATGATAAAGCCATGATTAACGGATGCAAGGTGGGTTTTTCGGGTAAAAGGTGGTGTGGGTCCCACCAAAAAGGGGGAGACCGTTGTCTTCTGTCGCGAAATAAATGACGTTTTTTGCACTGTTTCGTGGACTCCATTGACAAGTGGCGGTCTGCGATTGGTTCATTTTTAATTTTTTTTTCTTTTTTAAATCAGCAAAAAAAAAAAAAAAAAAAAAAACATTTGAGATCATCTCCACCAAAGTTTAATGTAAACTCATTAGTCTATTGTTAAACGCAAAAAATCAGGATGCACAGATCAGATTAACAACGAGCCCCGAACCCTTCTTGATCATCAACATTTTTTTAAAACTTAAAAGACTCAAATGCCAAAACTTTTTTAAAAAAAATTACGTAGAAACAAACAAACAGAAAAAAAAAAAAAGATCGTCTTTATCAGATCTTGATAAGGAAAAAAAAAAAAACGAAACTTTCTGATGGCGTCGAGGGTGCTCTAACTCATGTAGACTTCGAGTCTCTTGTGTATTTGTTCATCATAGCCCCAAATTATAAATTTAGCTTAGTTGGATATACTACTAAAACATGTTAGGTGCTACCGAGGATGAACAAACCATAATCGAGATTTGTATTTTATCATTGTTAGGTCTGACTTTTCTGTTTCCCTTGACTTGGGTCTAGATCTCTTGTATCAAGATAACGTTTGGTGTTTTTGTTAAGACAAGCTGTCACTAGAAGCAAAGTTTCTCCATGGTAAAACATTATAATACAACTGAGAGTTGCTAATGTTGCTAGACTTTTGTATCTTATAGTTAAATGTTATAACAAAACTACATTAGATAAGATAGCATTCACGTAATGTACAGCTGCACGTAGAAAGCAAAGTAGTACCTAAGAGCACATATAAAATTACATGTTTTATGCAAATGATTGATTAACCACTCCCACTTTTCTTTACTTCTTAATGTTTTTATCATATTGATATTGATTATCATCTCCAAGTTTCTTCACCAACCTTTCTGAGGTTGGCCTAACATATTCATATATCCTATCCACTGCAGTATATATGTTTCCACAATTTTATATATATATATATATATATGTGTGCTTTTTCTTTATTTAATCATTATATGCGAGTTTCTGATATTTTGCATATTTGCATTGTTTTATCCATTCATTCATAAACATTTTCATCATAAAGATTAGGATTTAGACATGTTTAGGTTGCATTTTGCATACATGAGTCTCTATTAGGTACTGGAGTGCCACATGGAGTTCTTGGGGATGTTTGGAGCTCGAAAGAGGTGTAAAGATGATCATTGGACGAGCAGAGCGTTGGGAGCGACTTCCCGGAGCGACACCAGCAAGTCGCTCTGACCTGCCTTATCAGAGCGACCTTACCAGAGTGATGCGGAGAAGTCGCTCGCCATTTCATCCCGGTGGAAGCACAAAACGAAGCCCGGAGCGACCTCTCAGAGCGACCCACTGAGGTCGCTCCCGAAGTCCGGAGCGACTTGTTGGAGCGACACACCAAGGTCGCTCGCGTCCTCTCGTTCGGAGGCACCAAAGTCGAGCATCCTGGAGCGACCCCTCAGAGCGACCNNNNNNNNNNNNNNNNNNNNNNNNNNNNNNNNNNNNNNNNNNNNNNNNNNNNNNNNNNNNNNNNNNNNNNNNNNNNNNNNNNNNNNNNNNNNNNNNNNNNNNNNNNNNNNNNNNNNNNNNNNNNNNNNNNNNNNNNNNNNNNNNNNNNNNNNNNNNNNNNNNNNNNNNNNNNNNNNNNNNNNNNNNNNNNNNNNNNNNNNNNNNNNNNNNNNNNNNNNNNNNNNNNNNNNNNNNNNNNNNNNNNNNNNNNNNNNNNNNNNNNNNNNNNNNNNNNNNNNNNNNNNNNNNNNNNNNNNNNNNNNNNNNNNNNNNNNNNNNNNNNNNNNNNNNNNNNNNNNNNNNNNNNNNNNNNNNNNNNNNNNNNNNNNNNNNNNNNNNNNNNNNNNNNNNNNNNNNNNNNNNNNNNNNNNNNNNNNNNNNNNNNNNNNNNNNNNNNNNNNNNNNNNNNNNNNNNNNNNNNNNNNNNNNNNNNNNNNNNNNNNNNNNNNNNNNNNNNNNNNNNNNNNNNNNNNNNNNNNNNNNNNNNNNNNNNNNNNNNNNNNNNNNNNNNNNNNNNNNNNNNNNNNNNNNNNNNNNNNNNNNNNNNNNNNNNNNNNNNNNNNNNNNNNNNNNNNNNNNNNNNNNNNNNNNNNNNNNNNNNNNNNNNNNNNNNNNNNNNNNNNNNNNNNNNNNNNNNNNNNNNNNNNNNNNNNNNNNNNNNNNNNNNNNNNNNNNNNNNNNNNNNNNNNNNNNNNNNNNNNNNNNNNNNNNNNNNNNNNNNNNNNNNNNNNNNNNNNNNNNNNNNNNNNNNNNNNNNNNNNNNNNNNNNNNNNNNNNNNNNNNNNNNNNNNNNNNNNNNNNNNNNNNNNNNNNNNNNNNNNNNNNNNNNNNNNNNNNNNNNNNNNNNNNNNNNNNNNNNNNNNNNNNNNNNNNNNNNNNNNNNNNNNNNNNNNNNNNNNNNNNNNNNNNNNNNNNNNNNNNNNNNNNNNNNNNNNNNNNNNNNNNNNNNNNNNNNNNNNNNNNNNNNNNNNNNNNNNNNNNNNNNNNNNNNNNNNNNNNNNNNNNNNNNNNNNNNNNNNNNNNNNNNNNNNNNNNNNNNNNNNNNNNNNNNNNNNNNNNNNNNNNNNNNNNNNNNNNNNNNNNNNNNNNNNNNNNNNNNNNNNNNNNNNNNNNNNNNNNNNNNNNNNNNNNNNNNNNNNNNNNNNNNNNNNNNNNNNNNNNNNNNNNNNNNNNNNNNNNNNNNNNNNNNNNNNNNNNNNNNNNNNNNNNNNNNNNNNNNNNNNNNNNNNNNNNNNNNNNNNNNNNNNNNNNNNNNNNNNNNNNNNNNNNNNNNNNNNNNNNNNNNNNNNNNNNNNNNNNNNNNNNNNNNNNNNNNNNNNNNNNNNNNNNNNNNNNNNNNNNNNNNNNNNNNNNNNNNNNNNNNNNNNNNNNNNNNNNNNNNNNNNNNNNNNNNNNNNNNNNNNNNNNNNNNNNNNNNNNNNNNNNNNNNNNNNNNNNNNNNNNNNNNNNNNNNNNNNNNNNNNNNNNNNNNNNNNNNNNNNNNNNNNNNNNNNNNNNNNNNNNNNNNNNNNNNNNNNNNNNNNNNNNNNNNNNNNNNNNNNNNNNNNNNNNNNNNNNNNNNNNNNNNNNNNNNNNNNNNNNNNNNNNNNNNNNNNNNNNNNNNNNNNNNNNNNNNNNNNNNNNNNNNNNNNNNNNNNNNNNNNNNNNNNNNNNNNNNNNNNNNNNNNNNNNNNNNNNNNNNNNNNNNNNNNNNNNNNNNNNNNNNNNNNNNNNNNNNNNNNNNNNNNNNNNNNNNNNNNNNNNNNNNNNNNNNNNNNNNNNNNNNNNNNNNNNNNNNNNNNNNNNNNNNNNNNNNNNNNNNNNNNNNNNNNNNNNNNNNNNNNNNNNNNNNNNNNNNNNNNNNNNNNNNNNNNNNNNNNNNNNNNNNNNNNNNNNNNNNNNNNNNNNNNNNNNNNNNNNNNNNNNNNNNNNNNNNNNNNNNNNNNNNNNNNNNNNNNNNNNNNNNNNNNNNNNNNNNNNNNNNNNNNNNNNNNNNNNNNNNNNNNNNNNNNNNNNNNNNNNNNNNNNNNNNNNNNNNNNNNNNNNNNNNNNNNNNNNNNNNNNNNNNNNNNNNNNNNNNNNNNNNNNNNNNNNNNNNNNNNNNNNNNNNNNNNNNNNNNNNNNNNNNNNNNNNNNNNNNNNNNNNNNNNNNNNNNNNNNNNNNNNNNNNNNNNNNNNNNNNNNNNNNNNNNNNNNNNNNNNNNNNNNNNNNNNNNNNNNNNNNNNNNNNNNNNNNNNNNNNNNNNNNNNNNNNNNNNNNNNNNNNNNNNNNNNNNNNNNNNNNNNNNNNNNNNNNNNNNNNNNNNNNNNNNNNNNNNNNNNNNNNNNNNNNNNNNNNNNNNNNNNNNNNNNNNNNNNNNNNNNNNNNNNNNNNNNNNNNNNNNNNNNNNNNNNNNNNNNNNNNNNNNNNNNNNNNNNNNNNNNNNNNNNNNNNNNNNNNNNNNNNNNNNNNNNNNNNNNNNNNNNNNNNNNNNNNNNNNNNNNNNNNNNNNNNNNNNNNNNNNNNNNNNNNNNNNNNNNNNNNNNNNNNNNNNNNNNNNNNNNNNNNNNNNNNNNNNNNNNNNNNNNNNNNNNNNNNNNNNNNNNNNNNNNNNNNNNNNNNNNNNNNNNNNNNNNNNNNNNNNNNNNNNNNNNNNNNNNNNNNNNNNNNNNNNNNNNNNNNNNNNNNNNNNNNNNNNNNNNNNNNNNNNNNNNNNNNNNNNNNNNNNNNNNNNNNNNNNNNNNNNNNNNNNNNNNNNNNNNNNNNNNNNNNNNNNNNNNNNNNNNNNNNNNNNNNNNNNNNNNNNNNNNNNNNNNNNNNNNNNNNNNNNNNNNNNNNNNNNNNNNNNNNNNNNNNNNNNNNNNNNNNNNNNNNNNNNNNNNNNNNNNNNNNNNNNNNNNNNNNNNNNNNNNNNNNNNNNNNNNNNNNNNNNNNNNNNNNNNNNNNNNNNNNNNNNNNNNNNNNNNNNNNNNNNNNNNNNNNNNNNNNNNNNNNNNNNNNNNNNNNNNNNNNNNNNNNNNNNNNNNNNNNNNNNNNNNNNNNNNNNNNNNNNNNNNNNNNNNNNNNNNNNNNNNNNNNNNNNNNNNNNNNNNNNNNNNNNNNNNNNNNNNNNNNNNNNNNNNNNNNNNNNNNNNNNNNNNNNNNNNNNNNNNNNNNNNNNNNNNNNNNNNNNNNNNNNNNNNNNNNNNNNNNNNNNNNNNNNNNNNNNNNNNNNNNNNNNNNNNNNNNNNNNNNNNNNNNNNNNNNNNNNNNNNNNNNNNNNNNNNNNNNNNNNNNNNNNNNNNNNNNNNNNNNNNNNNNNNNNNNNNNNNNNNNNNNNNNNNNNNNNNNNNNNNNNNNNNNNNNNNNNNNNNNNNNNNNNNNNNNNNNNNNNNNNNNNNNNNNNNNNNNNNNNNNNNNNNNNNNNNNNNNNNNNNNNNNNNNNNNNNNNNNNNNNNNNNNNNNNNNNNNNNNNNNNNNNNNNNNNNNNNNNNNNNNNNNNNNNNNNNNNNNNNNNNNNNNNNNNNNNNNNNNNNNNNNNNNNNNNNNNNNNNNNNNNNNNNNNNNNNNNNNNNNNNNNNNNNNNNNNNNNNNNNNNNNNNNNNNNNNNNNNNNNNNNNNNNNNNNNNNNNNNNNNNNNNNNNNNNNNNNNNNNNNNNNNNNNNNNNNNNNNNNNNNNNNNNNNNNNNNNNNNNNNNNNNNNNNNNNNNNNNNNNNNNNNNNNNNNNNNNNNNNNNNNNNNNNNNNNNNNNNNNNNNNNNNNNNNNNNNNNNNNNNNNNNNNNNNNNNNNNNNNNNNNNNNNNNNNNNNNNNNNNNNNNNNNNNNNNNNNNNNNNNNNNNNNNNNNNNNNNNNNNNNNNNNNNNNNNNNNNNNNNNNNNNNNNNNNNNNNNNNNNNNNNNNNNNNNNNNNNNNNNNNNNNNNNNNNNNNNNNNNNNNNNNNNNNNNNNNNNNNNNNNNNNNNNNNNNNNNNNNNNNNNNNNNNNNNNNNNNNNNNNNNNNNNNNNNNNNNNNNNNNNNNNNNNNNNNNNNNNNNNNNNNNNNNNNNNNNNNNNNNNNNNNNNNNNNNNNNNNNNNNNNNNNNNNNNNNNNNNNNNNNNNNNNNNNNNNNNNNNNNNNNNNNNNNNNNNNNNNNNNNNNNNNNNNNNNNNNNNNNNNNNNNNNNNNNNNNNNNNNNNNNNNNNNNNNNNNNNNNNNNNNNNNNNNNNNNNNNNNNNNNNNNNNNNNNNNNNNNNNNNNNNNNNNNNNNNNNNNNNNNNNNNNNNNNNNNNNNNNNNNNNNNNNNNNNNNNNNNNNNNNNNNNNNNNNNNNNNNNNNNNNNNNNNNNNNNNNNNNNNNNNNNNNNNNNNNNNNNNNNNNNNNNNNNNNNNNNNNNNNNNNNNNNNNNNNNNNNNNNNNNNNNNNNNNNNNNNNNNNNNNNNNNNNNNNNNNNNNNNNNNNNNNNNNATTGATCATTTGCCATCCTTAGTTCGATACTTGATCACCCAAGGTCTAATCCCTATGCCCATGAGTTCTCTTTTCCCTTAGTCAAGAAAGTATCATTCTGTTATTGTTTTCTAGTTTTAGTCATAGCTTAAAACCCATTTAAATCATTGGTTGCACTTAGATTAAGTGAGTACTTGCATTCTCGGTGCTTTCATATCTCTCAGAACTGGTTCGACAATTACTATACTACAACATTTGTCTTAGGAGCCTTGAAAACTCCTAACATCAGTTTCTATAAGCATAAACAAAAAAAAAATCAAGAAAAGTGACTTTTTAATCGCAAATCATGCTCATGTTTAAATTTCTTTTAAAATAATGTGATAAAAATAAATATCTCGTAAGAAATACCACGTATATATTACATATTTATTGGTCTTAGCGTGTGGATAACCACAATCACCGGGCTATATATACACAACCATATTGTAACACAGCAGCCAGTTTAATAAATTACCTCAGTCTATTGTAACATTTACACTAGCATATTGTAACATACACATTTGATGGCTTCTACTGAAAACCCCGATCCAGAAACCGGCAAATCTGAACCGCTTCCGGCGTCAACTGAGCCACTAACACCACCACAAGCACCGTCCTCAGCCTCCGGTTTCCTAGATTGCCGGAAAATAGACATCATAATAAGAGTTCTGCTTTTCTCAGCCACACTGACTGCTCTTATAGTAATGGTGACTAGCGACCAGACGGAGATGACTCAGCTCCCTAGAGCTCCATCTCCTGCTCCTGTCTCCGCCGAGTTCAGTGACTCGCCCGCTTTCATGTCTGTCTTTAAACTAAACTCAATCTTGCATCATCATTATAAAGACTTTTTATTATATATATGCTTTTTTCATTTAAACACTTTACGTTACTATTTACTACAAACATGCAGATACTTCGTGGTGGCTCTTGTGGTGGCTGGTTTCTACGCCTTAATCTCAACAATTATTTCTATATCTCTACTCTTGCGACCTGAGTTCGCTGCACAGTTCTCCATTTATATATCTTCCTTTGACATGGTAACTTGATTTACAAGTAACTTTGAATCTTTCATTACAACTTAAGATTATTTAAATGTATTTTCCGGAACATATGTATACGTGAGCAGGTGGCGCTGGGGATTTTGGCGTCTGCGACGGGAACGGCGGGAGGAGTTGCGTACATAGCGCTGAAAGGAAACGAAGAAATTGGATGGAACAAGATTTGTAACGTCTACGACAAGTTTTGTCGTTACATTGCAACGTCGCTTGCCTTATCTCTCTTTGCTTCTCTTCTGCTTCTAGTGTTATCCATTTTCTCTCTGTGGAAGAGAACAACAACATGAACAACATGAACAAGCTGTAAACCGCAATGACAAATCCTATGGATCCTAAAGTGTGCTTTGTTCACACGTGCGTGTGTGTGTGTATCGCGTGTCTGATTTTGTTTGCTCGTTTATATCTTTCTATCTCATGGTGTTGTTTTTTTATTTAAACGTATCTCATGGTGTTGCTGTAACTTGTGATCATAAGCATTCGTTTCTGTCCAGTCTCATGTGATACCACATATCTATGTCTATATAGGCTTGCTATTTACACGAATTCCTCATAATTAAAGAAAACACACACACATAAAAAGCACGTGTGGAAGATTGGTAGATATAGTGGTTGCATAACATTAATTAGGGAATATGTTCTTGCATGAACCTGACCCAATATGGAGTGGTGAATCTTATAAATTTGTAACCAGGTTCAAATTTTTAATTTTAGTGTGTATAAACATGAGAAATCGTGATACCAATCTCCCTTTTTAGAGTTAATTATTAAGCATGTAAATTTATTTATAAGTGTGTACAAACTTTTACGTTTTTGTTTTTCTTGATTAGCCGGATCAAAAAATTTCAGTCATTTATTTAACAAGATAAATACATACAGTTTTACAAAAACATATACAGAAGTTTATGAAACCAATGTTTTTCTTACGATATATTTGTTCACATAATTATGCTTGCGGGTTTATCATTATAATTTATGTTTTAGATTTCTATGTTATGGGTCTTTTAGGATCATTTGTTATACACTAATCCAACTAATCATTGACTATCTGCTGGCGTTTATGATTATGATTTAGAGTGTAGGGTCTAATTTTGTGTTTAAGACTTATAGTTTAAAAGTTGCAGGTTTAGGTTCACTAATGTTTTTCAAGGTGTCCATTACATGTTTGGGATATATAGTTTTCTTACAATTCCTGATTTTTTTTATATATATATAAAATTTTAAATATGTTTATCTTATGTAGCTAGTGCTCATCTTCCTTATTCAAATGGTGACAATTTTGATTTTATATTATTTTAAATCATACAAATTAAATAAATTCTCAACGCTATAAGTGTGCGAAGCTTTACGGACCACAAGATTGAACAATCAACAATTTCACATATCTAATAGTACGATTCTTCCTGATTGAAGTTATATGATTTAGATTTGGCTTATAAATTAACCGTAAACATACATTCCTTAAGTACAATACTTTTCAGAGGTATATGTAGGCATGATCTTTGTAATTATAAAAAGAATCTGGAAACTTCACTCTAGTCTTACATCACGTTCTAGAAAGGCTGCTATTTCAAAATTAATTAATTTGCCCAATTAAAATTTGTTATCCACTGTAAAATGTCAAATCTCTATTATTAATAAAAGAGAAGTACCAATAAAAAATAACCATTAATTTTCAAAGTTATTTACATTATCATGCCACTAAATAATTATGGAACTTACCTATATTAATGTTTGTCTTTTTCAGTTAGATTAATGTGTTGTCTTAAAATAAATAGTATCAACTAAATCATTGTTATCAAAATTATAACTTTCCAAAAGACATGATTCACTACTCTACTAAATCAATATCGAAATCATTCATTCTTATCGTAGGACCAAACCAAAAATACTATGACCTCAAGTCCTATGTTATATGTGCAGTCTACATATTTCTTTCGATTCACACATATATTACACATATACTTTTTAAAATCCAATGTTCAGTCACGTCACATAGAGCTAGGCCTCAATAAGTCCAATGGTATCACAAGAATATATTATTTTCCTGAATGTTATATGTGCAGTCTACAACTTTTTTTCCATACAAGTCATAAATATATTAATTTTTTTTTTTTGAAAAAAGGGCTTTTATATAAAGATATTAATTACCTCTAAAAAATTATATTCTATCATGTTTGTTGTACTTTTGATATTAGTTCGTTTTTATATCACAACATAATCTATTCTATTAAAACTGAAGTAAAAAATAATACTAGCATATTTTTTAAGTGGTTTCTTACCGATTTACTTTTTTTTTTAAACTAATTTTAACAACTTCATTTATTGTTTTTACTAATTAATTCGACATCATTTATTAAAAATCATAAAACAATAATTACCTATTTTTAATTATTTTACACAATATTTTCATTTTTTTGCACTCTTCTTAGCTACTTTACTAATTGTATTTACTATAGTCTTTGAACATCATTTATTTTATGTGTTAAACCTAATAATTTTACAATTTTTTACGAAATTGTTTCATTCGTGATAAGAATTCAAATCGGTTAACAATTTTTTTTTTTGTACATAATCAGTTAGACATGGACATCCAAGTCCATTCGAATATAAATCAATTTTTTTTGGATATCAGGTTTTTTGGATTTTAAAATTAAACTCCATTTGAGTATTATAAAATTTTGGACGGGGGTTTGAGTCTCTTTCCGGGTCTGGGTAGGTTCGTAATAAATTAAAAATTTCCAAATAACCTATGCATTTAAAAAAACATTAAAATTTTATAAAATCAAAAATCAAAATCAAAACCCATAATCTAAATCAAAACCCGCGCAGGTCAACCTCTGGTATATTCTTACCATGCAAGTATATTCATCCTGGGCCTCGGCCCAATATCTTATTTGGTTAAGAAAATAAACATTAAAAATGTTTTTGCTATCTCAGAGTCAGAGAGTCAAATCATATGACGTCTCGGCTCCTACAGAAGCTGACAGACTTGGGAAGTAGTGTTTTGATAATAAAGGCGGGCTTTTTCTCCTTTTCATCTCTTAGGGTTTTCTCTCCACTTCACTACTCTGAATCTCTGATTGATTAGCAAGCAGCAAACATGATGCTAAAGGATTGCGAAGTAGAAGTGTGCTCAGAGGAAGAAGGCTTCGCAGGCGCGTGGTTTCGAGCCGTATTAGAAGAGAACCCCACCAAGTCCGGTCGGAAGAAGCTCCGCGTCCGCTACATTACTCTGCTAA
Coding sequences within:
- the LOC106293672 gene encoding CASP-like protein 1D2 gives rise to the protein MASTENPDPETGKSEPLPASTEPLTPPQAPSSASGFLDCRKIDIIIRVLLFSATLTALIVMVTSDQTEMTQLPRAPSPAPVSAEFSDSPAFIYFVVALVVAGFYALISTIISISLLLRPEFAAQFSIYISSFDMVALGILASATGTAGGVAYIALKGNEEIGWNKICNVYDKFCRYIATSLALSLFASLLLLVLSIFSLWKRTTT